One Vicia villosa cultivar HV-30 ecotype Madison, WI linkage group LG5, Vvil1.0, whole genome shotgun sequence genomic window, ATATAATGAACACATTATAAAACAAGAAGATCTTGCTCAAACTCTCTTTCTCTAATACGCATTGTTGTTCTTTCAATGCAACCTAACTCAATTCAATGATGACCGTGTTGGATTATGTGTTGTTTAACTCGTATTTCTAATACTAAAGCCGAATTAAACCAACACGCCATCATAGTATTAGAAATACAATGATGGCGTGTTGGTTTAATTCGGCTTTAGTATTAGAAATACGAGTTAAACAACACATAATCCAAATCAAAATCTATTAATTGACTTGAATATTAAATTTGATTAAATTCGACTCAAGTCGACCTGAACATGTGTGAACAGCCTAATGTCAAATGTTTCATAGACCCTTGGAATGTATCCCAAAAGTTTATGTACaactagagtttttttttttgaggttaaaggtagtgcactgacagtgtaaaaaagttttacactgtcatccaatagaaacaaatcgttttgccatgtcatataagtttttttaaaattacagtctgacttgtcctgattcatggtcgtgattggttgacagtgtaaaacttttttacactgtcagtgcatcacccattttctcttttttttttatatagttttttttttacattcaaaGAACAATTATTTGGTATTCATTTTCGAAATTTAAACATACAAAACGTAATATATAAATGGCaaacaatttaaaatatattaatatttttatttaaaattagttaattaattatataaattttcgAAAAAATAATAAAGTGAGTTAAATTCAGGAAACTCACTAAAATCAAGATTTCAAGAGGGCTTATAGAGATGATTAAATATTGTCCACCAATCCATTAAAAAAAGATTACAcaccaaatattttatttatttttatgaatttagattaatttttacaATTTGTTATTCATTGTACTTAATatgttaaaaaatttgaaaattttattttactatgtattttttattaacaaaattaaacaaatattttccACACACAGCCACTGAGCTTCATAATGATTATGGTCCTCCTTTTAGCCTATAAAATCTCAGGCTCCATTCTCACTTTCTACTCGCAAAACAACATCTATTCTCTTGTGTTCTAATCTTTCTAAACAAAATGTCTCTCACAAAAATATCCCTGTTGCCTATATTGGCTCTGTGCTTGATATCTGCACAAGCAGCAAGGTTTGACATCGTCAACCAATGCCCCTACACCGTCTGGCCAGCTGCCACTCCCTACGGTGGTGGCGTGCAGTTGAATCCCGGCCAAGTATGGAACCTAGACATCCCAGCTGGAACCTCATCGGCCCGAATTTGGGGCCGAACCGGTTGCGACTTCGACGGTTCAGGCCGAGGCAACTGCCAGACCGGTGGCTGCGGAGGTGACCTCAGATGCAGATTATCCGGTCAACCTCCTCTCACACTTGCAGAATTCACCCTTAATGGTGGAAACAATTTGGATTACTATGATATATCTGTGATTGATGGTTTCAATGTTCCAATGCAATTTGCTCCAACCTCTAATGGATGCAACAATGTACGAGATTGCAGATACTCTTCTTGCCCTGATGCGTATCAGTATCCGAGTGATAACACTAAAACAGTTGCATGCCCAGGTGGTACCAACTATAGAGTTGTGTTCTGCCCTTGAAATATATGTTGAACCTATATGATATATATCTTCACCACCCTTTTATGTTTCTTTCTACAGCAAAGAAACAAAATATAGAATAATATTGGGTGTTTGCGTTATGTGTGATATGTACAACAATATTGCTTAAGTTACTCGTGAAATTATAAACATATATTTTCTCGAGAAGGCAATATGGAATAAATTGTCTTATTTACTTCTGAATTCTAATGATTAAAACTGGTTCTCAAAATCTGTCTTATTTGTAACAAATGATATATTAAGGGTTCTCAAAATCTGGTTACACAAGAACGGGAAACCCCGCCAAGAGATAAATTGTACAATTAGAATTACGAAAGATATAACAAATGATCTTTGTTAAATTCCTAAAAACTACAAATGGAATGAGTAATTTCTCCTATAAAACTTCATTTTCAAATCAAAGATTTTACACCCCATACcgtattattcacattccaaCCTTCATCTCGAAAGCATATACCATTCATAGTTAACCAAAGGAACCAAATAGTAGCTAACCAAACCACTCATATTTTTCCtcctttcactttcttttttttacaaaactgGGACCAAACCATGAAACTTGATAAACAATCTTCTTCCATCTCACCCTCCTCCTTTCCTATCCAAATCGCCACCTCCCTCCACACCAACTCCACCGAGTTACACCCGAAGAAAGAATGTTCTCTAATTTCCGGATCAATACCGCAAAAAGCACATATAGTTTTCTATATGATGCCACCAAATTGAACAATTTCAATCTATGCCAATGCTCATGACTGACTTCAATGCATGCCAAGCTAGTTTggagtgattttttttttatagaattacaCCCAAAATTTGGAGAATTCCGTATAAATTTTGATGAACAAGAATCAATTCTTCCGATTAATTTCGTCTCTTGTTCTTCACTCTTTACTCGAGTAAATACCGCACCTTGATTGTAAGATGATTTCGCTGCACAATTATTAGGagggaagaaaagaaaagatgaattgaggaagaaaagagaaattagagtttgaaagaaaaaagaggaagaagacgagAATTATGATCTTCTCTATGCTATCAAAATTGAAAACTTTATTCAACTTTTCTCCACTAATTACAAATAATAGGATACCTCCCTATTTATAGGCTGAGATTGCTTACACACTAAGCAATCTCTAACAAACAAACTAAAACAATGCTAAGTCGAAATTCTATCGAGGCTAGCTCCTTCGACATTTCAACAACTATACAATTTCGACACAGAGAGTATTTCGACACCAACAAGCTTTGTCGAACTGATGTTTTGACAAAAGGAATTACATtctcaacacaccacctaattcattgagTCTAaactatctacattcatcatttTTCTTAGTCTTTTGAACACTTCCACATGAACACTCTTTGTAACACCCGAGGTCAATGAGGGAGGGGAGTGGTTGTCGGTGCACAAGGCATGACAATGAGACACTCCCAAGGCTGAAGAGGGCGAGGAGTAGTCACCGAATTCACATCagaatgagaggaatcctgagGTTGTGCAAGTATGGAACTACATGGTTATAGgaaggcttataaggattgattgatACTACATATTCCAAAAAGATGCATCTTACTTTAGGTAGCCTAACAGATAAGAACTCTACAGTTAAGCATGCTTGACTTAGAatagtatttggatgggtgaccttctcgAAAGTTTCTTAGAAAGCGTGCGAGCGAGGACAAattgtggtgtcattttttttacctccccgtttcacttgggaggacggcacgctaaacccttcacgcgaaatttggaaggagagaagcgcccttgtgggatgaattttatttttgttcttcctacgatagcacacgaactttttaaatATCCTAcgaagaggaaggggaaaaagatctcaaataaaccctagtagttatctaagtgtggggattcacctagactagaaattctggagtccgggaggtcggttatacatagggaaggttttaaacaccctacatatccgtagtactctacgggaaccttctctgtgtctatgtgtctGTGTTAGctgctaattgattgggaaagtttctcctttgtgttaggagaaggaattgaattaaattgaaaaacagactatttttggttttagattagctcgctgagatttcTTGTGAATGTCATGCCTACATATCCATAGCGGAattcagagctttttgtagttcgagaaactaattagggaaattaattgtttttgggtgccttgcttgaagctcaaggttgaagcttgaattaaatctctgtttacagtaaagagacataaaatcatctttacagagaggtatttctactattccaccacaaacatctaaagtgacagaaaagctgaacttGTTTCTTAAGAGAGGGGCCTTACTTGGATGTACAAGTATACCAGTCattgtctcttgaatgaaagaaagattcttgaccaaattagggaaagttacacaaGCCTGGGGTtatgccagagcatgtctttcaaaatcctaaatgggagaatgttaaaaattaaaattaaaattaaatgtttgtttgtttgtttgaatatggtgagataggagaaatatctctctatagagataagctatgtctatctactgtatgaaagatttgatattaattggcttgtatgaggcccaagcttgaggcttaaaaggttttttattgactctgggagatgactccactgggaattgactTTGTCTTAAGGAAATTtatgttctgtatgaagcccaaaattgaggctgactctagttagaGAGTGTTTATTCTATTTTTGAaaggtttatttagtgttttgtacaaagcccagaattgaggctgactctacctagggagactctattttgttccttgtatgaagcccaaggttgtggctgactgttgaggaaactgagtatggatgactctattttgtgccttgtacaaagcccaaggttgtgggtgACTTTCTagggggaaaagatcctaaaggttaggaatcttttggcACATGGAAGtgatgtttatctgccttgtacaaagcccaaggttgtggctacttgatggggaaggactcactgggaagactctattatctgccttgtacaaagcccaaggttgtggatgactctagataggggaatacctatgagtagggtttttgactctaaggggagtatctgccttgtacaaagcccaaggttgtggctgactctcaaatggggaaagatctaccagtgtgggatcttttgactcagaggggatttttgactctactgaggattacTCTGTTGTTTTAGATACTAAAGATTGACCCTTCtggggattgtgcttttgttaagcagggattgatgaatgaaagacccaggtttgaagattgactctattGGGGAATCTGTTTGAGTGGTTGACCTAGACTCTATTAgagagttttgaaggtttgaaagatgattttggaagctaacctttccatggaatttggatttgaaggattgattttggaggctgaccctttccaggggtttactcagctggagagtttatctttttgaaagttgaatttttggaggttgaccctttccaggggtttttattaaaatggagGACTGATGGagactaaccctttccaggggtttttattaaaatggaggaatgatggaggctaaccctttccatgggTTTTTAACTTATGAAGATtgatgtggaagctaaccctttccagggattttagaTTAAATGttttagacttcttgtttaaagcccgaGATTAAGGttgactctgactgaggatagacagatgtggaacctagactctactaaggaggaaaattattggagattgagagtaaaggtgacagagactgtccatgtctctcattccaaaaggtgaactcaatactgagattgagacattcttagcttgtctaaagtctggtttgaagagtagAAGAATCTCactagggtaggctaaaaggtgactaaagacctgttcctatgtttattagaaacctgatgggtccttgtatacaagctcaagagaaagctgggaaTATGATTTTAAGAAGCcagtgggtccttgtattgtaagcccaagaggaggctgatcgagggtcatcgagggtccttgttatagcatgaGAGAAAGCTATgtgtttttgaacttatttggctcTAAACAAATGGGTAataggtttcaccgggaataattcctcttgagTGGATGTGccttatttttgttctaaggctttttttcaagatgtttcaccgggaataattcatcttgaggtttgaactaaaagatctctaattaggaaagagccttcaccgggaagacattatCAATCCTAtgtcatagtcctataatatatatagtttatttgtcctaaggttgtactcagacgtagttctaaacaatatatatatacaatttatatttgacagtaatttaaatgaaagcttgtaaatggaaagctataaagcctaacctggatgaaaaggaggcctttgaaagatgtatgtagAAAGCTTTACCATCAGCATGGTTATTTATTGGCAAGAGTTTGTGGGTTTGATTGTGAACAGTTTAATGTtcactgaaaacagttttgaaatgtttttgaaaacagaagaagtgaagatggacactaggtcacataggtatctgaagagtttcaccgggaataatgcccttcaaataccagaagaatgttttgaaaacagatgagaatattttgtaaagaaatacagttttggaaaacaaactatgaaaagaaaaaggtgttgggtcttacactctattagaggcccactgaaattgatttactgtttatgaaaaacaattGGAAATGATTTGCtggatataaggttttgttgaatGAAAACCTTAGTCGTTTGTTTGGTTGAAGTTGAAAACAGattaaattttgacaaaagtcaatttaattagggtaaagtctatacctaattaagacctaaatgattagggttttatcacaagaATACTTATGaaatgattaggttttgaaacttaaaagaaaaactatattttaaagtattaaaacatacttaaaacatatgattttaaacctaattaaaatatattaaaataatatattttttgtgatttttttggatattctcaaaatagatatattaaatgagaagtgtgtgaaaaatcaaatgaaaatgatttaatttgataggtgaattaattagttaaaattgtgaagaaaattaaatgggaaaaatggtaaaaaattggttttgtctctaccaaggcttgaactcacgccctcgaAGTCACCaccacaaaacaaagccaacagagccacgcgcgtggcttgtaAAGGGAAGGACTTTGTTTGGATATATGTGAAACAAGCGTGATAAAAATGggaaaaaataacaaaaggtctgagggggggatcgaaccccataccttgtggcaagagagagtggaagcgcatgtgaccaagtgagctaaacgatTTATTCCTTTACAACACACttccaattaattatattttaaactcgcccctgagaattcaaaaatggcgccacccaccatattcgtcttcaacctcaagctctcaatttttgaatttatgaacttgctcatttctcaaccaaacatgatgatgtaaacatgaatttcactctaaatttcctcacgaatctagatatgtaactaacataaatttatattaactacatctattgAATTAACTGAAATATgtgaagaaccctagaatttaaaaacaaaattaaatgatgatgttgaagaataaatgaatgatgatagagggttttcaatcctctgatgatgctgaatgaactggtatcgagatatattgcaaagagtacttaaataagagtgttagagtttgaaaaaatacctctgaaaatggaggtcgatggctatggtggAAAGCTTCTGGGTATGGATGAATGATCACAAAAGCTTCCtggtgactcagtgatgctaactgaatgcttattgctaTTTGAATGCTTCAAAATTGCGCTACTCgacaccttctatttgagcttcaagtgaacatggaggttggtgattttgtggttacagatgtgctgcaggcatctgaatagcttcactacacccctaggaacatgttgatgtgcttagatttgtttgacaccctctgaattgttctacaAACCTCCAACTGCTTGAGATCCAAAATGAAATTGAAGATGATGTTCTTGCACTTCCATAAGTGTTCcaagtgcttggatcacttccaatgaacctccttgagatgttagaatgcttactttcaaaagaaaagctctggtttgaagaattcgattcttcttgccaaagaactcttgaaaaccataagcatgaaggagagaaagagaaagcaagaattggagttgcttttgtgtgtctaatactgaggtatccactcttatttataggcaaatgatgtaGAGTAGTTTGGGAGAGTGAActtgcttagtgaggtagttttggtttcttggccatgaagaaatttcaaagaatctcaaaatgcaatgatggcattttcgagctaggtccccatccattgatcccttctgatcttaggggacaattctgatgtgtAGAGctctctaattggcttagagaaGATTacaattgatgaatcaccatttgccataaattcctaaatgtaatgattacataatcacatggctttgatttttggatgttttggaatcttgatgcaaatgatgcaaatgATTCTCTCCAATCTCTTCTGATATATTTGAAGTGTAAATGTACCAATTAGTGTAGGCCTTTGCACAAAAATGACCAAAACCAAAGTTGGTCATGACTTGTAATTCCATTCCATGGGcctaactttgaacaagcataactcttggCTCAAAattaatttggagaaggttgagcataatttggaaagcccttaacatgtacttcaatttattagtttgaagtttcttcaagatcatttgggaaatttgtgtaaaatgggcttaaagtttgaagaaaactagggtttctttgctagtttcatgaaggcagtcactttgaagctccatatctcttcaatg contains:
- the LOC131608029 gene encoding thaumatin-like protein, yielding MSLTKISLLPILALCLISAQAARFDIVNQCPYTVWPAATPYGGGVQLNPGQVWNLDIPAGTSSARIWGRTGCDFDGSGRGNCQTGGCGGDLRCRLSGQPPLTLAEFTLNGGNNLDYYDISVIDGFNVPMQFAPTSNGCNNVRDCRYSSCPDAYQYPSDNTKTVACPGGTNYRVVFCP